The genomic segment TTATGAAACGTGCACTCACTCCTTTGGActaaatgagatttaaatacATCTTTGATATGTAATATGGCACTTGTGCCTCAACGAGAACATTTCTACGTAACCCGACCATGGACACAATCaactgtacatacatacatatactatctGGTGCAAAAACTGGATCTTAAAAGAGGCCAATAAAAGTGACACACGCATGTTCAATGCTTATTTGTCCTCATGAGGACATCATTATTTTGTTTGCGGGCCGCAAAAAGGATGTCGAGTGTGTCTTTTATCACGTGAATAACAGTATAttgttgtcaatttttttacctTATTCAACATTTCATACCATGGCTTGAAAGACAACAAAAATGCAGTATTGTGTCACCAATGAGGTTTATtgataaatatattcattttaatacaacaACTCAATGCACACAAGTCCATTCAGGCAGCTTTTATGTCCTCCATTTTGAAACAACAGATTGTTGAAAAAGTCCCGACTTTTTAATTCTCCCAGAAGGCCATGGTTTGCTCTTAGTGACATTTTTGGACAAGCTCAAAGGTTCCTCCATATCTCCCTATCTTTAACCTCATTTCTACATGCAACGGGTGGACATACGGAGGGACGGACGCTCTCTCAGGAATCATGTAATTTGCCAAAACCTTCCCCTGTCTTGCTTGGTGCACATACCTGAAATATATCCTCCTCCAGTATTGCTCTGCATTTGTCGGACCAACTGAGATTTACAAAAATGGTTGTCAATCAGACACGTGGGTCACGAGAACGTCCACTTGTGCATCAAGGTTACGTTTTGGACGTTTACATAAAAACACagccatatacacacataacaaaCAGAGTGACAGAAACAAACAGCGCGGGTCAAAGTCTACATAGAACCTTTTTTGCAGATCCTGCGACATTTGACGAAAACACACCCCAAATAACTTCTAGTAATGATTTCTCTTCTCATCTGGCTCGGCGAGACCACGTCCAGGATCTCCGACGTCCTTTAGATGACGTTCTCGAAGAGTTGAAGAGACCTCATGATGTTTTGGTCCTGTGCATAAGGAAAAGTGTGCAGAAGCCTTGAGTACATCTGAAAAGTGCTTTAGGTTGATGGCCCGTAGAGGGCAGTGTGGAACGGGTCTATAGACAAGGCTCTGGAGTTTTGAGTTAGATTACCTCTTGACAAGAAAAGAGGAATTCATCAATGGAGACTACACCGTCtctgtttttgtccattttctgccaaaaaagaaaaaaattcaaagtgttGCCTTGTAAAAGTCAAGTGTGTGAAGATACAGTATTATATCACACAGTAGTTTAGAATGGTTAACAGTGAATGTCTATTTGAAATTATCCATTACTATTGAGTTGTTACCTGAAAGAAGGCATCCACGTGATGCTTGTGTGCATCAGTTTTTAAGGCAGGTGAAGTGTACTTGCCCATCATGTCATAAATAGCTCCGACAATGTCCGTCATCTcctaagaaagaaaaacacacaaaagttgAAGTGGAAACACCATCAACTATGGATCCAGTCCAAAATCTATTTTCACTAGACTCACGGGGGTGCCGTGTTTTCATTCCAAGCTCTCACCTCTTTGTTGATGTATCCGTCTCTGTTGATGTCGTAGAGGTGAAAAGTCCACTGGAGCTTCTCAGTAATGGAGCCTCTCAGCAGGATGGACAGAGCCCCGGCAAAGTCCTGATTAAGGAAAAAAGGGCCATTGACGTGGTTGAAAAGAAAAGCAGGCTACGGAAGAAAGGTTTGCTTTTTACCTCAAATTTGATGGTGCCCGATTGTGCCGTGTCAAATGCGTTAAACAGGTAATGTGCGTAGGTGCTGGCATCTGAGGAAGACAAAACAGGAGTGTGCTTGTACCACAGATGCAAGTACAATACTAGCAAGACGACAATGATAGACCTCCATGTGGGAAGAATTGGGAGTAGATTTGCTTGAAGGTGTCCTCGTTGACAATTCCACTTGGACATTCCtggaaaaagccaaaaaaactaatgttttttgttctttatttttttaggccttGTTATTTTGATCACTTTGTgaaagtacagtcatacctcaaCTTATGAAGTTAAGACTTTTTtcctaacttgaacatttcataagaagaggtgtactttatatatgtatacatacgttcTTGAAGCCTCTGTACAGCACTTGGAGTTCCCGTTTACTGAAGTTGGTCTGAGCCTCCAGCTGATGCAGGCCTTCGGGTCGATGACACACCATGCTCATCTCCAGGTCGTCATCAGCCTTGTCTCCTAACATGCCAACCAAAGGAAGGAGGAAGGAGGTCAGTAAGTGATAAGACAAAGGTCACAGGTAGAGCAATGTCGATCCAAAGCATCAAAAACACGAGGACATTAACCACCCAGGGTTGTTTGTGCAAAAGGCACACTTTCTAAACTGTCTATCCATCGACCATGTACAACTCACAATTATAATTTTGTAATTCAATGACTTCTAGGAGAGCCTTGAGTGAAAGCCCCACACAGATATGCCGACGCAGACAGAATCCAAGGTGACGTGTCCTAAACCGAAATACAAAGTCGGGCAACGTGCCAGCCTTCGACTCCATGGCTTCTAAATGATAGTTTGTCCATCTGAAATATAACCAGTTGGCTTCTACTGAATGGAAAGTCACTTCTTCCCGCAGTGCAAAAGAAAGTACAAAATGATTGGTTGTGTGACAACAGCATTTAACAAATTTCTTGACACACTAGTGTACAGCGCCGTGTTTTGAACTGGCAGTCTCGTGAAGGCACTTATCGTATGTTAACGCCACCGAATGTTAGCTTAGAAGCCCTTAAAAAGACATTGCGAAGAGAAACTATTGCCGCACGGACACATTGTAAGTGACCTTATTATCATATTCGTGGAGGTATCATATGAATCTGCCAAATCATAGACAGGTGCACAAACAGCAGCATCTCTATGTGTAGTAATACCAAAGTATAGATGGCTCTGGTTTGAAGAGATACATAAGTTTGATTCAGGGTGGTTGATTTGAACTCACCGTCCACAGAGATGACTCCTAGAAGGTGCAGCATCTTGACCAGCCCACAACATAACAGAATGACAGCGATGGCTTGTAAGCTGTTCTCACCACGCTCTTCTTTTTTCTCCATGTCCTTCAGCTCTCCCCGATAATCTCTTTGCGCTCGACGCGCTGTGACCTTTGACACGGGCAACTACCAAGCCAATATCCACTTCCCGCCTCCTCCAACTTCTTTGCCGACTCCTTCCACGCGTGCCCCGACCGTCCCATGACGCGGCTCCAGAGCTTACGTGGCTGACGTCCTGGGTTCTACCCCGGCAAATTCTTCTCCGTGTGCCCCCCTCCCCTCTCTGTCCTTCGCTCTTTGGGAACAAGGCTGTAACTCCAGATTCAGGCACGAACATAATGTAACGAGAACAAACTCACCTTGTgctgggtgaaaaaaaacaacaaggtgGTACAGTTGTCCCCAATTAGCCACCTATTTATCCCCGTGTAGCAACGGGAGGCTGACTTGAGCACAAAGTGTCTCATTTGCTGCTTTCCAACCAGTCAGCTAAAGGGAATCCATCATATGGAGACAACATGCCCAAATGCGGCGTTGTACCGAGCGCGCTTGCTATGAGCCTTTCATCGAGTAGAGGGCAGCAGAAATCAGATTCCAAACTCATTTCATCTGGCACCCATTGGAGGGATTAAAACGCCAGCTTGGCTGTCtgtgtgcaaaaaaaggcaTCCTATCGCAGCCGCAGAAAAAACAAGCAAGAGggctttttgttttcatttaaactccaaaatttcatttatttgccaATATACATTACAAAGTAGTCCTCATccaatccctcgaatatcgcggttgaCGTAGACCAGGATTGGtcacgataatcgaaaaatcgcaaagtagggtcacccctattataactactttttttttcttcagtgctgagaaGACAACAGTGGCTTCTActtatgagtttcagtgtggaatttcaattttatcaactaaacaaaaaaatgtgttttaataattaatagcagaaaaaaatcgcagAGAAGTGCATCTGCGATAATCGAAGAAGGAATATACAACGTGTAATGCAGTTGACAGTCAGGAGACATCTTTTCTCCTATGCGTTTCCTATGTAGGGTTGCATAAGAATCTGAGAACTCCCATCATGTTCCACAGAATGTAAAACAGGCTCCAATGACGTTTCGAGTTTATAGTACGAAGCGTAGGTTCCCAGCACTAATCCAACGTGCTGCCGGCAACAAGATTCCTGGCCTACTTTTCTCCGTCGTTTCTTCAATCTCATCCCATTAATGCGGTTCTTCACATTTTCCTCTTTTACTGTCCACTTAGTATGACATTTCCACCAGGGGAATTGGCGTCATCTGCCGCATGAGCGTTCAAACGACCACGGCTCCCCCCGGTAGTGGAGTGAGTCAAAAAGAGTGCAATGCAAAGCGAATGCTCCAAACCTGGAAAACTCATGCCGAGAGGCCTTCCTTATCGTGTTTTAATCCCCCatctaggctctgcaaaattgtATCCATGCATTTTCCCTCTGATCAGTGGCCTATTTAATCCTGTTATACCTCTATTTCTTCCATCTTGTTATCACCTCATCAGATGTTTCCACAACATGTTTGCACCTGATGACCGACcacgtcatttttttctctctccaaatAGCAACACTTGTGCGCTTTGCCTTTGTTAACACCTCACAGAAAAGGCGTTTGCATGAAGAGGAGTGAGAATGTTGAAAGAAAAAGCAGCTCAGCCATATGCGCTCACTCCCCGCATGTGCTCATTTGCACTAGAAGACAGAAGGCTCCTCATCAACCAATGAAATGCCACCGAAATGGACTGTGTTTTCTGTCTCAGTCAAAGTTGTAGTTTTGTTTTGGAAATTCCAGAATTTCTCAAGGCCCACCGCACTGGCTCCGGGCAACAGGTCTTGTTGACAATCATCAATATCCCCCCGCTACCCCACATCTCATCAAGAAGCCCCCATCGAGAGCTTTCCGCACGCCCTACCAAAACTGACATCTTTTGTTGCCATAGCGACCGTGCTTCCAAGGTAACTGCAAGACGGGAAAGCGGTGTGTGAGCAGAGTGACAAATACCTCGGACgtgcgccaccgccgccgcacGCGGGACCCGAACAGATACATTTATTTGCCTTTCCttcaaaaagcaaacaacccacAGTCACCACCAACCCTCCTTCCCCCGTAGCTAATGGCCACACACACTGTAATGGTCAAACTTTTGgcatccaaaaaaataatctatcaTTCATTTTGCCTCTTACATCTTAACCCTCAATCACCATGTCCATAGTCATTGATAAAAAGGATTTACCTAGTGTTtgttcaaaattaaaatgtacatttttagaaGTTTGTTACCCTTTTTTAGCTAGTACTCATGTGTCAGGCAGGCTATGCATGAATGTGaatgcgtgagtgtgtgtatagtgAGTACATGTCTAAAGTTGCAGGTCATGTTTAAAAGTAGCAAATGTCATAAGTTTTCTTTTGCCAGTGTCCaatgcaaatgtgtgtgtgtgtgtgtgtgcattgtcTTACCCCTGGATGGCCTCCTGGTCCTGGTCTGCATGGTCAACGTGCCCACCACCGCACCCATGCTGGCGAGCGACGTGGTCGTGGAAACAAGCGCGTGAGTCACTCAGTCAGTCAAGCCAGAGTCTGATGTTCTTGGTCACGTGTTTGCACAACGCAGATGTACAAAACACAGACTGGCAGTGGCATCCTATCCTCTCCTCTCCTATCTTTCCCCGTTTTCCACTGTGTCCCGTTGACTGCTCTCGGCATGCACAAGCCCGGTTTCAAACACCCCTCCTTCTCAACGCGCTTGTTTACTCCATCTCCATTTCTTACTCAGCCcccactctgtctctctctctctctctctctctttccttctCTCTCACCCTTTTCTCCTATTATTTTCCACCCCCCCTCCCATCTTGTGTGGGGGTCTATCCCCTTTCTCTCTACCACCTGATAACAACCAGAGCAGCATTGATGAATCAGACTGAAATCATCAGGCGCGGGTTTTAGACTGAATTATTTAAATGCCGACGTGCAGTGCATgcatagatgttttttttttagaaaacagCTAGGTTTACTTCTGACTCAAAACAACGTATAATTATAATAggggggtgaccctacttcgcaatttttcttattattgcggccatgtctggtctacattatgaCTACCTGTTTTGTCACAGCAACTTTTTCTTAGAAAAAGCCACATCCATCCATCACGTGGCAACGAGAAGGGCCAGATTAGCTCTCATTGAAGGAAGGAGTAATAAGAAAGGATGAAGAGAATACTTTCAGCTTCTTGGAGAGTATAAAGAGAGTCGCTAAGAGTCGAGTGGGTGCAGGGGGATGTCAAAGAGATTAAAACAGAGAGGAAGACTTCATGGAGTTGTAATACTATGATGAAGACACGGCGGAGCAGATAAATGTGGAAAGGGTACTTAGAAGGGAGAAAATCAATACAAGCAAGTTCTAACATCGaaggacataaaaaaagaaaggctgTTAAATTACATTGTGCCACTTCAATGCATAGGGCCAATACGGTAAAATCAAAGAAATAAAACTATAGAGCACCTTCAAATTACATCACATTTTTCTCAGGAAAAAATCACCAGCCTGCAGACATGACCCACTTTACAACACGTAGCAAATTGCTATCGTCTGCTGCAAATCAACTGCAGGATCTAAACATGTTGGCGTCATCCTTGAACACTCTGCACCAAAATGGACCATTTCATAGGCCCTTCAATTGCTTTGCTCAGCAAAAGTTCTTCTTTGACAGTTTAAAATGGCTATTGGAGAGAGAAGAGTTATCATTTATTGTCAAGCCATTTGTACAGCATGTGTGTGGGAAAAATGGAGCTGAAATAATGAGGTTTGCTGAGGGGCACACTCAACACTAACAAGTCTAAATGCATTCAGATTAAATACTCTGTCCCAAATATTGAGTATAATATAAGTGTCTTTGCTGTGTTGGGAAACTCCTGATAAACAGCTCCAAAAAATGCACAGCGGTTTAAAGAAAGTCTGAAGGCaagcatttatatatttttaatttgtatgaattattttcaaacacacacaaacccctTATATTGAATTTTGGTATGCTGGTGACGTTTCACCTGAAAACTCGTTACGTCCACATTTCCCAGAATCCATTGCTAGCTTTTCACCCCTCTTAGTTTTTGCATCCGGGTATCTACTTCCTTTTCCTCCGTGCCTCGATGCAATGAGGAGCTGGGTACGCTTGGTCGTCTAAAAATCCAACTCCATCCTCGCTGAAGGCATCACCGATCGACGTCAAAATGACCGAGCAGATGACCGTGAGGGGGACCCTCAAGGGGCATAGCGGATGGGTCACCCAGATCGCCACTACCCCTCAATATCCCGACATGATTCTGTCGGCGTCCCGAGGTGAGGTTTCCCCCCGCCGGGTTCGCCAACATGGCCGCGCTAGCATTAGCCGGCGACTCCAACTGCCCGTCGTCGtgtaaaataaagcaaaaaaaatctaccagGTGAGGCTTAAGAGCATGTAGTATTTTCAATCGTGGTGGCAAAGTTATAATTTTTCGGAATAAAGTGCCGACGTGCGTGGGAAAGCTGTTGGCTAGCAGTGGATGCTAACACTTAGAGAGAATGGTTAGATCTAAGCTAAATGTAGAATACCGAAGCTAACTCCACGTTGCATGAAACTACCATGTTATTATCAGTTCCATACTCCGTTATATGACTTGTTTTTCACGCCTTAATCTTAGATTTGAATGATCGCAAGGAAATTATAAATTGTGTTTAATTATTCTTTATTTCGCCCAATACAGACAAGTCCATCATCATGTGGAAGCTGACCCGTGATGAGACCAACTATGGCATTCCCCAGCGCTCCTTGAAAGGCCACTCTCACTTTGTCAGTGATGTTGTCATCTCCTCCGATGGCCAGTTTGCCTTGTCCGGAGCCTGGGACGGAACTCTTCGCCTGTGGGACCTCACCACGTAAGTGCCGAACAAAGTTAATGCCGTCTTTGCTATGGCCTGATAAGCTCCTGTTCAAACAATAATTGTTTGCACCATGTTTCCCCAAGTGGCGTGACCACGCGCCATTTCGTGGGCCACACCAAGGACGTCTTGAGCGTGGCCTTCTCCGCCGACAACCGCCAGATCGTGTCCGGCTCTCGGGACAAGACCATCAAGTTGTGGAACACGCTCGGGGTCTGCAAATACACCATTCAGGTGGGTGGCCTCGACTGGAAAGCCCGCATTTGCTGCGACTTTCCGTGGTGCATCGTGAAATTGGTGATTTGCGTCCCTACTGTGCCGAAGAATTCCAATCCTCCAACGAGTGGGTTGAAGACTCCTCCCGCGACACGACTGGCTTCTTCCCAGAAAAGAGCCAACTATTCCTTTTCCCACATTTAGGATGAAGGTCATTCCGAGTGGGTGTCTTGCGTGCGCTTCTCCCCCAACAGCAGCAACCCCATCATCGTGTCTTGCGGCTGGGACAAGATGGTCAAGGTGAGCAAGCCGCTTCCTTTCGACCCCGTTGACCCGAAACACGGGCCTGCCCGCTGATTATTGTATTGAGCATGTATTATCGTAGTTTGACACTGTGATGAAACCATTTGGGTATGAGGGTGTGCCACCGCATCGACGTAACGTGCACTTTGTCAGGCTCGGGCGCCTCTTAAGTCTTTCTTTGTGCTTGAAGGTGTGGAACCTGGCCAACTGCAAGCTCAAGACCAACCACATTGGCCACACGGGTTACCTGAACACAGTGACCGTCTCCCCCGACGGCTCCCTGTGCGCGTCCGGAGGAAAGGTGAGTTCCTCGGCGGCCGACCCTTGTTTTGAGGCCCAGCAGTGATGGATAAAAACTTAACTCATCTGATTTTGGATGATGACAAAAGAGGCTGTTTCTGAGCGTTATCTCTTCTTGACCTCTGAATTTTTGTGCGTCCTGCGAGTAATTGAGGTGCGTTTTTTGTTCTCTTCAGGACGGTCAGGCAATGTTGTGGGACTTGAACGAGAGCAAGCACCTCTACACCCTGGACAGCGGCGCCACCATCAACGCTCTCTGCTTCAGCCCCAACCGCTACTGGTTGTGCGCCGCCACCGGGCCCAGCATCAAAATCTGGGTGAGTCGCCGATGCCACGGAAAGACAGTCCGCCGACTTGACGCGTCTCCGCGACGTTGATTAATCTCATAACGCTAACTGCAATAATTGCTGATAAAGAGGCTGTTTCTGAGTTGCGGTCCAAAAGTCCATTTCCATCCTCCGACTCCGCCAACCAATGTGATGATGATGCTTCAAGTGCTTTTTCTCCTCTGGTGCAGGATCTGGAGGGCAAGATTATCGTTGACGAGCTGAGACAAGAAGTGATCAGCACCAACAGCAAGGCCGAACCCCCACAATGCACCTCTCTGGCCTGGTCTGCCGATGGACAGGTACGTGCTGGCGTTGGcgcccatttgtttttttgctagcGGCGGTTCCCCGGTGATTATACCCATTCACTTAAAACTCTGATGTCGACTGCTGACAGTCCTGCAAATATGAGGGGCCAAATTCATTAGTCTGATGCAGTTATGCTACGAAAAGGAAGGGGATGCTAACTTGTTTTTTGCCTACACAGACGCTGTTTGCTGGCTACACTGACAACCTGATCAGAGTGTGGCAGGTTACTATTGGAACCCGATAAGAACTTTTCGTCATAGTAACTTTGAATAAAAGACTGTTTGAAAGAATCTGCCTTATTGtgaaagtgtcatttttttacagtgaatAGGGTGCTCTGTTTTACACTGCACAGTGATATTAACTTTGCTCCCATTTGTAATGTTGTATTTAGATGTTGTCGGGCCTACCTGAATATATGTTAgtgttgaaaaacaaataaaataactttataTATTGGAGTCAAAAATgggaattcatattttttatttttcaaatatcttCAAACATGAACGAATTAGAAAgcagaaaatacatttgagaGAGGGGACACCGTACCAATGCGCATGCTCGGGGGAGCATTGGAGCTTGTTTGGTGTATCCTAGCAACGCACCTCGACGCTCAAGTCGTCATTTCTGCCAACATGGACGCCGCTTCTTTTCCTCATATCAACGTCGAAAGAACTTTGGCGATCATTAAACCTGATGCATTTGATAAATGTGAAGAAATAGAAGACTTGGTTTTGAGGAAGGGCTTCTCCATATTGCAGGTGGGTAAGTTGTTGAATTGAACCTATTCGTGGGTGGCAATCTATTCAAAAGTTGGGATAAGTTCAACATCTGGATATCAAGCATTACCCAATTGAATTACATTTGAAGTAGACACAAATTTCTCTGCAGAAACGTAAAATACAGCTGACCCCAGAACAGTGTGCCGAC from the Stigmatopora nigra isolate UIUO_SnigA chromosome 14, RoL_Snig_1.1, whole genome shotgun sequence genome contains:
- the kcnip1a gene encoding A-type potassium channel modulatory protein KCNIP1, with product MEKKEERGENSLQAIAVILLCCGLVKMLHLLGVISVDGDKADDDLEMSMVCHRPEGLHQLEAQTNFSKRELQVLYRGFKNECPSGIVNEDTFKQIYSQFFPHGDASTYAHYLFNAFDTAQSGTIKFEDFAGALSILLRGSITEKLQWTFHLYDINRDGYINKEEMTDIVGAIYDMMGKYTSPALKTDAHKHHVDAFFQKMDKNRDGVVSIDEFLFSCQEDQNIMRSLQLFENVI
- the rack1 gene encoding small ribosomal subunit protein RACK1, giving the protein MTEQMTVRGTLKGHSGWVTQIATTPQYPDMILSASRDKSIIMWKLTRDETNYGIPQRSLKGHSHFVSDVVISSDGQFALSGAWDGTLRLWDLTTGVTTRHFVGHTKDVLSVAFSADNRQIVSGSRDKTIKLWNTLGVCKYTIQDEGHSEWVSCVRFSPNSSNPIIVSCGWDKMVKVWNLANCKLKTNHIGHTGYLNTVTVSPDGSLCASGGKDGQAMLWDLNESKHLYTLDSGATINALCFSPNRYWLCAATGPSIKIWDLEGKIIVDELRQEVISTNSKAEPPQCTSLAWSADGQTLFAGYTDNLIRVWQVTIGTR